The DNA sequence CTGCTGCCCAGCAACATCGACCTGTCGGCGGCGGAGATCCAGCTGGTCAGCGAGGTCGGGCGGGAACAGGCCTTGGCGCGCGTGCTGCACCCCGTGCTCGACCGTTACGACTACGTGCTGATCGACTGCCAGCCGTCGCTGGGCCTGCTCACGGTGAACGCGCTGGCGTGTGCGGACAGCGTGCTGATCCCCATGGAGTGCGAGTTCTTCAGCCTGCGCGGGCTCGCCCTGCTCAACGACACCATCGACAAGGTCCGCGATCGCCTCAACCCGCGTCTGACGCTCGAGGGCATCCTCGTCACGATGTTCGACGCGCGCACTCTGCACTCGCGGGAGGTCATGTCCCGGGTGGTCGAGGTCTTCGGCGACGCGGTGTTCGACTCCGTGATCTCGCGGACGGTCCGATTCCCGGAGACCTCCGTGGCGGGTGAACCGATCACCACCTGGGCCCCGAAATCCACGGGCGCGCAGTCCTACCGGACGCTGGCACGCGAAGTCATCCACCGCACGGGCCGGTGACCGCGGCAGGCCCGGCACCGGACCCGGCCGGGCGGGCTGACGCCGCCGTGGCAGACGCCGCGGCCGGTGAAGGCGCAGCCGACGGCGGCGGCTTCACCGTCCGGCTGCAGAACTTCGAGGGGCCCTTCGACCTGCTGCTGCAGCTGATCGGCCAGCACCGCCTGGACGTCACCGAGGTGGCCCTGCACGTGGTGACCGACGACTTCATCGCCTACACCAAACAGCTCGGCGCGCAGATGGGCCTCGACCAGACGACGGAGTTCCTCGTCGTCGCCTCCACACTGCT is a window from the Tomitella gaofuii genome containing:
- a CDS encoding ParA family protein; the encoded protein is MFGSPERRSDDAASPEAVELGPTGRPVREIPEPGPAPRGGTARVIAMCNQKGGVGKTTSTINLGAAIAECGRRVLMVDLDPQGALSAGLGVAHHDLERTVYNLLVERGADIDDVVMRTRVEGLDLLPSNIDLSAAEIQLVSEVGREQALARVLHPVLDRYDYVLIDCQPSLGLLTVNALACADSVLIPMECEFFSLRGLALLNDTIDKVRDRLNPRLTLEGILVTMFDARTLHSREVMSRVVEVFGDAVFDSVISRTVRFPETSVAGEPITTWAPKSTGAQSYRTLAREVIHRTGR